The proteins below come from a single Geobacillus thermoleovorans genomic window:
- a CDS encoding LysE family translocator, translating to MGLSTIGVFIVAAAALLIVPGPAVLYIVSRSIGQGTKAGVVAVFGVALGGAVHVVLGAVGVSAILMTSAAAFTMIKYLGAVYLIYLGGKTLFFASTKDEEIPNTKAKEKTLAQVFYESLFVEVTNPKTALFFLAFFPQFISPSAGLVAGQFLLLGAIFVVLALLNDSLYAMLAAGIRKRLAAKKGSMKVMNRVAGCCYILLGLFSALASPSKP from the coding sequence ATGGGGCTTTCGACGATCGGTGTGTTTATAGTGGCAGCCGCGGCACTGCTCATCGTCCCCGGACCGGCGGTATTGTACATTGTGTCTAGAAGCATCGGTCAAGGAACGAAAGCAGGAGTTGTAGCGGTGTTTGGCGTGGCATTGGGTGGCGCTGTCCATGTTGTCCTTGGAGCCGTGGGCGTTTCCGCGATTTTGATGACATCGGCGGCTGCCTTTACGATGATCAAATATTTAGGAGCCGTTTATCTTATCTATTTGGGAGGCAAAACGTTATTTTTTGCTTCCACCAAGGATGAGGAAATCCCGAACACGAAGGCCAAGGAGAAAACATTGGCGCAAGTGTTTTACGAATCTCTATTTGTCGAAGTGACCAATCCAAAAACAGCGCTCTTTTTTCTTGCCTTTTTTCCGCAATTTATTTCGCCTTCTGCTGGATTGGTGGCTGGTCAATTTTTGCTTTTAGGGGCGATATTTGTTGTTCTCGCCTTGCTAAATGACAGCTTGTACGCCATGTTGGCCGCGGGCATCCGCAAACGGCTGGCTGCCAAGAAAGGAAGCATGAAGGTGATGAACCGGGTGGCGGGCTGTTGCTATATCTTGTTAGGACTATTCTCCGCCTTGGCGAGCCCTTCAAAACCGTAA
- a CDS encoding YajQ family cyclic di-GMP-binding protein, which yields MSKESSFDIVSKVDLSEVANAINIAMKEIKTRYDFKGSKSDISLEKDELVLISDDEFKLEQLKDVLIGKLIKRGVATKNIQYGKIEPASGGTVRQRAKLVQGIDKENAKKITTIIKNTGLKVKSQVQDDQIRVSGKSKDDLQKVIAAIREADLPIDVQFVNYR from the coding sequence ATGTCCAAAGAAAGTTCGTTTGATATCGTATCCAAAGTCGATTTGTCGGAAGTGGCAAACGCCATCAACATCGCCATGAAAGAAATCAAGACGCGCTACGACTTCAAAGGAAGCAAAAGCGACATTTCGCTCGAGAAAGACGAGCTCGTTCTCATCTCCGACGACGAGTTTAAGCTTGAGCAGCTGAAAGATGTGCTCATCGGCAAGCTCATTAAGCGCGGGGTGGCGACGAAAAACATCCAATACGGCAAAATCGAGCCGGCATCAGGCGGCACGGTGCGCCAGCGCGCCAAGCTTGTCCAAGGGATCGACAAAGAAAACGCGAAAAAAATCACCACGATCATCAAAAACACCGGCTTGAAAGTGAAAAGCCAAGTGCAAGATGACCAAATTCGCGTCAGCGGCAAAAGCAAAGACGACTTGCAAAAGGTGATCGCCGCCATTCGCGAAGCCGATTTGCCGATTGACGTGCAGTTTGTGAACTACCGCTGA
- a CDS encoding M56 family metallopeptidase, producing the protein MSDWGMIVSFLLGFSFQWVAKKLEKWNAALYGRLFAALIGAVWAWCGFVQGGLLQSVSMLGAFWLSYEVIPLPKRNRVPTYDIIAELQAKGAKEIVVPREKKRALLDIGFSALFIGIAIPYFWIGSPSPVVELFLLYGFLSMAAGLFKRMALFRSLHLFYDQNDHALYLISSVEAKRYPLDQCVDIQVHTAPDILQLFHLFHLFSPHADYTVNMGKTWKLSFDGERVYLNPGSLASMNILPKPLSSQREIHIQPFYHPSNWKRLLGKAYFSAAVKGVGAYAALLALLAYWKIDSITMIAAILFFWTINLFISDRVLKIALDMKPVTNPPIQHIIRTICARAGLPHLAVYTTESSDYNGFAAGPYIGRSLIALTSETLKLPHDALAGVIAHEAVHVKKRDVLTAQLLQFAFIMVISSIIAGVYEAAAHWLETHRAATFLIGWTLIVLLYPAFRSWLVQWMEVRADHLGATLLDGGNDQMANALAILSKNQDQAIEQAHSYHIDAKEKDDEEEDAFAEDGSFTFEREDWFSRFSKFQLSPHPPMYWRIHSLRTTETGWSTQKLRLWWRDCWRESLPDFVKEWLHI; encoded by the coding sequence GTGTCTGATTGGGGGATGATCGTTTCGTTTCTTCTCGGTTTTTCCTTCCAATGGGTAGCCAAAAAGTTAGAAAAATGGAACGCAGCCTTATACGGCCGCCTATTCGCTGCATTGATTGGAGCTGTTTGGGCATGGTGTGGTTTTGTTCAAGGCGGATTGCTGCAGTCTGTTTCGATGCTCGGCGCGTTTTGGCTCAGTTACGAAGTCATCCCGCTGCCGAAACGAAACCGCGTGCCAACATATGACATCATTGCCGAACTGCAAGCGAAAGGGGCAAAAGAAATTGTTGTTCCACGCGAAAAAAAGCGAGCGTTGCTTGACATCGGCTTCTCCGCCTTATTCATCGGCATCGCCATTCCTTATTTTTGGATTGGCTCTCCATCTCCCGTTGTGGAGCTGTTTCTCTTATACGGCTTTTTATCGATGGCGGCGGGACTTTTCAAACGCATGGCGCTTTTTCGTTCGCTCCACCTGTTTTATGACCAAAACGATCATGCGCTCTATCTCATCTCTTCCGTTGAGGCGAAGCGATATCCATTGGATCAGTGCGTTGACATCCAAGTGCATACAGCCCCCGATATTTTGCAGCTATTCCATCTGTTTCACTTGTTCTCCCCTCATGCCGACTATACGGTCAACATGGGAAAAACGTGGAAGCTGTCGTTTGACGGGGAACGAGTGTATCTCAATCCTGGATCGCTGGCATCAATGAACATCCTTCCAAAACCGTTGTCTTCGCAGAGAGAGATTCACATCCAGCCGTTTTATCATCCAAGCAATTGGAAGCGGCTGCTTGGAAAAGCGTATTTCTCCGCGGCCGTCAAAGGGGTGGGGGCTTACGCCGCCCTTCTTGCCTTGCTGGCGTATTGGAAAATCGATTCCATCACCATGATCGCCGCCATTCTCTTTTTTTGGACAATCAACCTATTCATTTCTGATCGAGTTTTGAAAATTGCTCTCGATATGAAACCGGTCACGAATCCACCTATCCAGCACATCATTCGGACCATTTGCGCACGGGCCGGCTTGCCCCATCTTGCAGTTTATACAACAGAGTCAAGCGACTACAACGGCTTTGCGGCAGGCCCTTACATCGGTCGATCGCTGATCGCCTTGACATCGGAAACGTTGAAACTTCCGCACGATGCGTTGGCAGGAGTCATCGCCCACGAAGCCGTCCATGTCAAAAAGCGGGACGTTTTAACTGCGCAGCTGTTGCAGTTTGCCTTCATCATGGTGATTTCCTCCATCATCGCCGGCGTGTACGAAGCAGCCGCCCATTGGTTGGAAACACATCGCGCCGCAACGTTTTTGATCGGTTGGACGCTCATCGTTCTATTGTATCCCGCTTTCCGTTCATGGCTTGTGCAGTGGATGGAAGTGCGCGCTGATCATCTCGGAGCGACGCTGCTTGATGGCGGCAACGACCAGATGGCCAACGCCTTAGCCATTCTTTCAAAAAATCAAGACCAAGCCATCGAGCAAGCACATAGCTACCACATCGATGCGAAGGAAAAAGACGATGAGGAGGAAGATGCATTTGCCGAGGACGGTTCTTTCACTTTCGAGAGAGAGGACTGGTTTTCACGCTTTTCCAAATTTCAACTATCCCCCCATCCGCCGATGTATTGGCGCATTCATTCGCTCCGCACGACCGAAACCGGATGGAGCACGCAAAAACTTCGATTATGGTGGCGCGACTGTTGGCGCGAATCGCTTCCTGATTTTGTGAAAGAGTGGTTGCATATATAG
- a CDS encoding B3/B4 domain-containing protein — MTRFVVEDDVWAIFPHAKIGVVVAQGIDNGIKNASVYEQMLREAEKEARKFLEFEELSRNPVIVVWREAFRRFKTKKGARCSVEALLKRVKNGQHIRTINPLVDIYNSVSLRYGLPCGGEDIDTFVGDIRLALADGHEPFIPLGGEENDPPYEGEIVYKDDVGAICRCWNWREAQRTMLTEQTKHAFLCIESIDDTRHEALHQALEELAYSVRHYLGGTVKMHILDAHHSEISITD; from the coding sequence ATGACACGTTTTGTTGTTGAAGACGATGTTTGGGCCATATTTCCCCACGCCAAAATCGGTGTGGTCGTTGCCCAAGGGATTGACAACGGCATCAAGAATGCCAGCGTTTACGAACAAATGCTGCGAGAGGCGGAGAAAGAGGCGCGGAAATTCCTGGAGTTTGAAGAATTGAGCCGCAACCCCGTCATCGTTGTTTGGCGAGAGGCGTTTCGGCGATTCAAAACGAAAAAAGGGGCGCGTTGTTCGGTTGAAGCGCTGCTGAAACGAGTGAAAAACGGTCAGCACATCCGAACGATCAACCCGCTTGTGGATATTTATAATTCTGTTTCATTGCGTTACGGGCTTCCATGCGGAGGGGAGGATATCGACACGTTTGTCGGCGACATCCGGCTGGCGCTGGCGGATGGTCATGAACCGTTCATCCCGTTGGGAGGCGAGGAAAACGACCCGCCGTATGAAGGAGAAATCGTGTATAAAGATGACGTGGGCGCCATATGCCGCTGCTGGAATTGGCGGGAAGCCCAACGAACGATGCTCACCGAACAGACGAAGCACGCCTTCCTTTGCATCGAATCGATTGATGATACGAGGCATGAGGCGCTTCATCAAGCATTAGAGGAACTGGCTTATTCGGTACGGCACTATCTTGGCGGCACGGTGAAGATGCACATATTGGATGCCCATCATTCGGAAATATCGATAACAGATTAA